Proteins encoded together in one Eriocheir sinensis breed Jianghai 21 unplaced genomic scaffold, ASM2467909v1 Scaffold1431, whole genome shotgun sequence window:
- the LOC126990053 gene encoding sodium-coupled monocarboxylate transporter 1-like isoform X2, with protein sequence MSGLTSALEGSTEVPLGIAEKVMEGGTDGIRFKTTDWAVFSLMLVASAIIGLYTAFRNRNWATTHNYLIGGGNMPPLAVALSLMGGWISAISILGNATEVYLYGTQIAVSLLGCVPGVYVVHKIILPIFYNLKIISLNEYLERRYRSTLLRKMSSFVSLLNLGLYMGMCLYAPSLALVTVTNLSTFASMAIMGAVVTFYITIGGVRAVVYTDVLQTLLMFVSVLAVVVLVCVDLGGVGEVWATAGRGGRLEFFNVGLCQTSYQRFAAVSTLKTAQGLLWFFLAGLWCLWIMFFFSGLVAYATYSTCDPLTSGKITKADQIIPFLVIDKLSHIPGISGLFVAAVYSAVLSTLSSSGNSAACTIWEDFLKPLPFFSGLSNKTATFVVKMLSSLTGVVAVALGHLIGNLGNIFNIIFSITTAISGPIAGVFLAGILLPWVNAKSAFSGFVASFCYSMWIVVGKFLRGGGSPPQLTLSMDGCVAPVNVTLGYLTTTIVPKTVDQMETSAYDISYCYNTLIGIAITMLISSLVTLITGPNSPGEVKSELLNPTSERMYRWAWRRCQRRRKNTVALPITSCQGDKEEVGTMLSPVTSNLIPKPLYEVYEA encoded by the exons ATGTCAGGGTTGACATCTGCACTGGAAGGGTCGACGGAGGTACCTCTGGGCATTGCGGAAAAAGTGATGGAAGGAGGCACAGACGGTATCAGGTTCAAGACCACTGACTGGGCTGTATTTTCTCTAATGCTGGTAGCGTCCGCGATAATTGGACTGTACACTGCCTTCAGGAACAGGAACTGGGCTACTACCCATAACTACCTCATAGGTGGTGGCAACATGCCGCCCCTGGCTGTGGCGCTCTCTCTGATGGGAGGCTGGATCTCCGCCATCTCTATCCTAG GTAACGCGACGGAGGTCTATTTGTACGGCACCCAGATCGCCGTCTCCCTGCTCGGATGTGTGCCTGGAGTCTATGTTGTTCATAAGATCATCCTTCCCATCTTCTACAACTTGAAGATAATCTCTCTGAACGAG TACCTTGAAAGGCGATACAGGAGTACTCTTCTTCGAAAAATGTCTTCCTTTGTCTCGCTCCTCAATCTCGGTCTCTACATGGGCATGTGTCTGTAcgctccttcccttgcccttgtGACCGTCACAAACCTCTCCACCTTTGCTTCTATGGCCATTATGGGAGCCGTCGTGACTTTCTACATCACCATA GGCGGTGTGAGGGCGGTGGTGTACACAGACGTGTTGCAGACGCTGCTCATGTTTGTAtctgtgctggcggtggtggtgctggtctgCGTTGACCTGGGCGGCGTGGGGGAGGTGTGGGCCACAGCGGGACGAGGCGGCAGACTTGAGTTCTTCAA CGTTGGTCTCTGCCAGACGTCTTACCAACGATTCGCCGCTGTTAGCACGctgaagacagctcaagg ACTGCTGTGGTTTTTCCTGGCGGGCCTGTGGTGTCTAtggatcatgtttttcttctccgGCCTGGTCGCCTACGCCACCTACAGCACCTGCGACCCTCTGACGTCAGGGAAAATTACCAAGGCTGACCAGATCATCCCCTTCCTGGTAATTGACAAGCTGAGCCACATCCCCGGCATATCCGGCCTCTTCGTGGCGGCGGTATATAGCGCAGTGCTGAG CACACTGTCCTCCTCGGGCAACTCTGCGGCTTGTACAATATGGGAGGACTTCCTCAAGCCTCTTCCCTTTTTCAGTGGACTTAGCAACAAgactgcaacattcgtggtcaaGATGTTAT CGTCCCTCACAGGCGTGGTGGCCGTGGCGCTCGGCCATCTAATCGGCAACTTGGGCAACATTTTCAACATTATTTTCAGTATTACCACAGCCATCTCTGGGCCAATCGCGGGGGTGTTTCTAGCGGGTATCCTACTTCCCTGGGTCAACGCCAAG AGCGCGTTTTCTGGGTTCGTGGCGTCCTTCTGTTATAGTATGTGGATAGTGGTAGGGAAGTTCCTGAGAGGCGGGGGATCACCACCACAATTAACGCTCTCAATGGACGGTTGTGTTGCCCCGGTTAATGTAACGCTGGGGTATCTGACAACTACAATCGTTCCGAAAACTGTTGACCA AATGGAAACGAGTGCCTACGACATTTCGTACTGCTATAACACTCTAATAGGAATTGCCATCACCATGCTGATCAGCAGCTTGGTGACGCTAATAACAG GACCCAACTCCCCGGGAGAAGTGAAGAGTGAGCTACTCAATCCTACCAGTGAGAGGATGTACAGGTGGGCGTGGCGAAGGTGTCAAAGGCGACGCAAAAACACGGTGGCTCTGCCGATCACCAGTtgtcagggagataaagaggaggtcgGCACGATGCTATCTCCAGTAACGTCTAATCTTATCCCTAAACCGCTATACGAAGTGTATGAAGCTTAA
- the LOC126990053 gene encoding sodium-coupled monocarboxylate transporter 1-like isoform X1 → MSGLTSALEGSTEVPLGIAEKVMEGGTDGIRFKTTDWAVFSLMLVASAIIGLYTAFRNRNWATTHNYLIGGGNMPPLAVALSLMGGWISAISILGNATEVYLYGTQIAVSLLGCVPGVYVVHKIILPIFYNLKIISLNEYLERRYRSTLLRKMSSFVSLLNLGLYMGMCLYAPSLALVTVTNLSTFASMAIMGAVVTFYITIGGVRAVVYTDVLQTLLMFVSVLAVVVLVCVDLGGVGEVWATAGRGGRLEFFNQDLSPYVRHTLWSTFCMGFFLVITSVGLCQTSYQRFAAVSTLKTAQGLLWFFLAGLWCLWIMFFFSGLVAYATYSTCDPLTSGKITKADQIIPFLVIDKLSHIPGISGLFVAAVYSAVLSTLSSSGNSAACTIWEDFLKPLPFFSGLSNKTATFVVKMLSSLTGVVAVALGHLIGNLGNIFNIIFSITTAISGPIAGVFLAGILLPWVNAKSAFSGFVASFCYSMWIVVGKFLRGGGSPPQLTLSMDGCVAPVNVTLGYLTTTIVPKTVDQMETSAYDISYCYNTLIGIAITMLISSLVTLITGPNSPGEVKSELLNPTSERMYRWAWRRCQRRRKNTVALPITSCQGDKEEVGTMLSPVTSNLIPKPLYEVYEA, encoded by the exons ATGTCAGGGTTGACATCTGCACTGGAAGGGTCGACGGAGGTACCTCTGGGCATTGCGGAAAAAGTGATGGAAGGAGGCACAGACGGTATCAGGTTCAAGACCACTGACTGGGCTGTATTTTCTCTAATGCTGGTAGCGTCCGCGATAATTGGACTGTACACTGCCTTCAGGAACAGGAACTGGGCTACTACCCATAACTACCTCATAGGTGGTGGCAACATGCCGCCCCTGGCTGTGGCGCTCTCTCTGATGGGAGGCTGGATCTCCGCCATCTCTATCCTAG GTAACGCGACGGAGGTCTATTTGTACGGCACCCAGATCGCCGTCTCCCTGCTCGGATGTGTGCCTGGAGTCTATGTTGTTCATAAGATCATCCTTCCCATCTTCTACAACTTGAAGATAATCTCTCTGAACGAG TACCTTGAAAGGCGATACAGGAGTACTCTTCTTCGAAAAATGTCTTCCTTTGTCTCGCTCCTCAATCTCGGTCTCTACATGGGCATGTGTCTGTAcgctccttcccttgcccttgtGACCGTCACAAACCTCTCCACCTTTGCTTCTATGGCCATTATGGGAGCCGTCGTGACTTTCTACATCACCATA GGCGGTGTGAGGGCGGTGGTGTACACAGACGTGTTGCAGACGCTGCTCATGTTTGTAtctgtgctggcggtggtggtgctggtctgCGTTGACCTGGGCGGCGTGGGGGAGGTGTGGGCCACAGCGGGACGAGGCGGCAGACTTGAGTTCTTCAA CCAAGACCTGAGCCCTTACGTTCGCCACACGTTGTGGTCCACCTTTTGCATGGGCTTTTTTCTCGTCATCACCAGCGTTGGTCTCTGCCAGACGTCTTACCAACGATTCGCCGCTGTTAGCACGctgaagacagctcaagg ACTGCTGTGGTTTTTCCTGGCGGGCCTGTGGTGTCTAtggatcatgtttttcttctccgGCCTGGTCGCCTACGCCACCTACAGCACCTGCGACCCTCTGACGTCAGGGAAAATTACCAAGGCTGACCAGATCATCCCCTTCCTGGTAATTGACAAGCTGAGCCACATCCCCGGCATATCCGGCCTCTTCGTGGCGGCGGTATATAGCGCAGTGCTGAG CACACTGTCCTCCTCGGGCAACTCTGCGGCTTGTACAATATGGGAGGACTTCCTCAAGCCTCTTCCCTTTTTCAGTGGACTTAGCAACAAgactgcaacattcgtggtcaaGATGTTAT CGTCCCTCACAGGCGTGGTGGCCGTGGCGCTCGGCCATCTAATCGGCAACTTGGGCAACATTTTCAACATTATTTTCAGTATTACCACAGCCATCTCTGGGCCAATCGCGGGGGTGTTTCTAGCGGGTATCCTACTTCCCTGGGTCAACGCCAAG AGCGCGTTTTCTGGGTTCGTGGCGTCCTTCTGTTATAGTATGTGGATAGTGGTAGGGAAGTTCCTGAGAGGCGGGGGATCACCACCACAATTAACGCTCTCAATGGACGGTTGTGTTGCCCCGGTTAATGTAACGCTGGGGTATCTGACAACTACAATCGTTCCGAAAACTGTTGACCA AATGGAAACGAGTGCCTACGACATTTCGTACTGCTATAACACTCTAATAGGAATTGCCATCACCATGCTGATCAGCAGCTTGGTGACGCTAATAACAG GACCCAACTCCCCGGGAGAAGTGAAGAGTGAGCTACTCAATCCTACCAGTGAGAGGATGTACAGGTGGGCGTGGCGAAGGTGTCAAAGGCGACGCAAAAACACGGTGGCTCTGCCGATCACCAGTtgtcagggagataaagaggaggtcgGCACGATGCTATCTCCAGTAACGTCTAATCTTATCCCTAAACCGCTATACGAAGTGTATGAAGCTTAA
- the LOC126990053 gene encoding sodium-coupled monocarboxylate transporter 2-like isoform X3: MSGLTSALEGSTEVPLGIAEKVMEGGTDGIRFKTTDWAVFSLMLVASAIIGLYTAFRNRNWATTHNYLIGGGNMPPLAVALSLMGGWISAISILGNATEVYLYGTQIAVSLLGCVPGVYVVHKIILPIFYNLKIISLNEYLERRYRSTLLRKMSSFVSLLNLGLYMGMCLYAPSLALVTVTNLSTFASMAIMGAVVTFYITIGGVRAVVYTDVLQTLLMFVSVLAVVVLVCVDLGGVGEVWATAGRGGRLEFFNQDLSPYVRHTLWSTFCMGFFLVITSVGLCQTSYQRFAAVSTLKTAQGLLWFFLAGLWCLWIMFFFSGLVAYATYSTCDPLTSGKITKADQIIPFLVIDKLSHIPGISGLFVAAVYSAVLSGLSNKTATFVVKMLSSLTGVVAVALGHLIGNLGNIFNIIFSITTAISGPIAGVFLAGILLPWVNAKSAFSGFVASFCYSMWIVVGKFLRGGGSPPQLTLSMDGCVAPVNVTLGYLTTTIVPKTVDQMETSAYDISYCYNTLIGIAITMLISSLVTLITGPNSPGEVKSELLNPTSERMYRWAWRRCQRRRKNTVALPITSCQGDKEEVGTMLSPVTSNLIPKPLYEVYEA, translated from the exons ATGTCAGGGTTGACATCTGCACTGGAAGGGTCGACGGAGGTACCTCTGGGCATTGCGGAAAAAGTGATGGAAGGAGGCACAGACGGTATCAGGTTCAAGACCACTGACTGGGCTGTATTTTCTCTAATGCTGGTAGCGTCCGCGATAATTGGACTGTACACTGCCTTCAGGAACAGGAACTGGGCTACTACCCATAACTACCTCATAGGTGGTGGCAACATGCCGCCCCTGGCTGTGGCGCTCTCTCTGATGGGAGGCTGGATCTCCGCCATCTCTATCCTAG GTAACGCGACGGAGGTCTATTTGTACGGCACCCAGATCGCCGTCTCCCTGCTCGGATGTGTGCCTGGAGTCTATGTTGTTCATAAGATCATCCTTCCCATCTTCTACAACTTGAAGATAATCTCTCTGAACGAG TACCTTGAAAGGCGATACAGGAGTACTCTTCTTCGAAAAATGTCTTCCTTTGTCTCGCTCCTCAATCTCGGTCTCTACATGGGCATGTGTCTGTAcgctccttcccttgcccttgtGACCGTCACAAACCTCTCCACCTTTGCTTCTATGGCCATTATGGGAGCCGTCGTGACTTTCTACATCACCATA GGCGGTGTGAGGGCGGTGGTGTACACAGACGTGTTGCAGACGCTGCTCATGTTTGTAtctgtgctggcggtggtggtgctggtctgCGTTGACCTGGGCGGCGTGGGGGAGGTGTGGGCCACAGCGGGACGAGGCGGCAGACTTGAGTTCTTCAA CCAAGACCTGAGCCCTTACGTTCGCCACACGTTGTGGTCCACCTTTTGCATGGGCTTTTTTCTCGTCATCACCAGCGTTGGTCTCTGCCAGACGTCTTACCAACGATTCGCCGCTGTTAGCACGctgaagacagctcaagg ACTGCTGTGGTTTTTCCTGGCGGGCCTGTGGTGTCTAtggatcatgtttttcttctccgGCCTGGTCGCCTACGCCACCTACAGCACCTGCGACCCTCTGACGTCAGGGAAAATTACCAAGGCTGACCAGATCATCCCCTTCCTGGTAATTGACAAGCTGAGCCACATCCCCGGCATATCCGGCCTCTTCGTGGCGGCGGTATATAGCGCAGTGCTGAG TGGACTTAGCAACAAgactgcaacattcgtggtcaaGATGTTAT CGTCCCTCACAGGCGTGGTGGCCGTGGCGCTCGGCCATCTAATCGGCAACTTGGGCAACATTTTCAACATTATTTTCAGTATTACCACAGCCATCTCTGGGCCAATCGCGGGGGTGTTTCTAGCGGGTATCCTACTTCCCTGGGTCAACGCCAAG AGCGCGTTTTCTGGGTTCGTGGCGTCCTTCTGTTATAGTATGTGGATAGTGGTAGGGAAGTTCCTGAGAGGCGGGGGATCACCACCACAATTAACGCTCTCAATGGACGGTTGTGTTGCCCCGGTTAATGTAACGCTGGGGTATCTGACAACTACAATCGTTCCGAAAACTGTTGACCA AATGGAAACGAGTGCCTACGACATTTCGTACTGCTATAACACTCTAATAGGAATTGCCATCACCATGCTGATCAGCAGCTTGGTGACGCTAATAACAG GACCCAACTCCCCGGGAGAAGTGAAGAGTGAGCTACTCAATCCTACCAGTGAGAGGATGTACAGGTGGGCGTGGCGAAGGTGTCAAAGGCGACGCAAAAACACGGTGGCTCTGCCGATCACCAGTtgtcagggagataaagaggaggtcgGCACGATGCTATCTCCAGTAACGTCTAATCTTATCCCTAAACCGCTATACGAAGTGTATGAAGCTTAA
- the LOC126990053 gene encoding sodium-coupled monocarboxylate transporter 1-like isoform X4 has translation MSGLTSALEGSTEVPLGIAEKVMEGGTDGIRFKTTDWAVFSLMLVASAIIGLYTAFRNRNWATTHNYLIGGGNMPPLAVALSLMGGWISAISILGNATEVYLYGTQIAVSLLGCVPGVYVVHKIILPIFYNLKIISLNEYLERRYRSTLLRKMSSFVSLLNLGLYMGMCLYAPSLALVTVTNLSTFASMAIMGAVVTFYITIGGVRAVVYTDVLQTLLMFVSVLAVVVLVCVDLGGVGEVWATAGRGGRLEFFKLLWFFLAGLWCLWIMFFFSGLVAYATYSTCDPLTSGKITKADQIIPFLVIDKLSHIPGISGLFVAAVYSAVLSTLSSSGNSAACTIWEDFLKPLPFFSGLSNKTATFVVKMLSSLTGVVAVALGHLIGNLGNIFNIIFSITTAISGPIAGVFLAGILLPWVNAKSAFSGFVASFCYSMWIVVGKFLRGGGSPPQLTLSMDGCVAPVNVTLGYLTTTIVPKTVDQMETSAYDISYCYNTLIGIAITMLISSLVTLITGPNSPGEVKSELLNPTSERMYRWAWRRCQRRRKNTVALPITSCQGDKEEVGTMLSPVTSNLIPKPLYEVYEA, from the exons ATGTCAGGGTTGACATCTGCACTGGAAGGGTCGACGGAGGTACCTCTGGGCATTGCGGAAAAAGTGATGGAAGGAGGCACAGACGGTATCAGGTTCAAGACCACTGACTGGGCTGTATTTTCTCTAATGCTGGTAGCGTCCGCGATAATTGGACTGTACACTGCCTTCAGGAACAGGAACTGGGCTACTACCCATAACTACCTCATAGGTGGTGGCAACATGCCGCCCCTGGCTGTGGCGCTCTCTCTGATGGGAGGCTGGATCTCCGCCATCTCTATCCTAG GTAACGCGACGGAGGTCTATTTGTACGGCACCCAGATCGCCGTCTCCCTGCTCGGATGTGTGCCTGGAGTCTATGTTGTTCATAAGATCATCCTTCCCATCTTCTACAACTTGAAGATAATCTCTCTGAACGAG TACCTTGAAAGGCGATACAGGAGTACTCTTCTTCGAAAAATGTCTTCCTTTGTCTCGCTCCTCAATCTCGGTCTCTACATGGGCATGTGTCTGTAcgctccttcccttgcccttgtGACCGTCACAAACCTCTCCACCTTTGCTTCTATGGCCATTATGGGAGCCGTCGTGACTTTCTACATCACCATA GGCGGTGTGAGGGCGGTGGTGTACACAGACGTGTTGCAGACGCTGCTCATGTTTGTAtctgtgctggcggtggtggtgctggtctgCGTTGACCTGGGCGGCGTGGGGGAGGTGTGGGCCACAGCGGGACGAGGCGGCAGACTTGAGTTCTTCAA ACTGCTGTGGTTTTTCCTGGCGGGCCTGTGGTGTCTAtggatcatgtttttcttctccgGCCTGGTCGCCTACGCCACCTACAGCACCTGCGACCCTCTGACGTCAGGGAAAATTACCAAGGCTGACCAGATCATCCCCTTCCTGGTAATTGACAAGCTGAGCCACATCCCCGGCATATCCGGCCTCTTCGTGGCGGCGGTATATAGCGCAGTGCTGAG CACACTGTCCTCCTCGGGCAACTCTGCGGCTTGTACAATATGGGAGGACTTCCTCAAGCCTCTTCCCTTTTTCAGTGGACTTAGCAACAAgactgcaacattcgtggtcaaGATGTTAT CGTCCCTCACAGGCGTGGTGGCCGTGGCGCTCGGCCATCTAATCGGCAACTTGGGCAACATTTTCAACATTATTTTCAGTATTACCACAGCCATCTCTGGGCCAATCGCGGGGGTGTTTCTAGCGGGTATCCTACTTCCCTGGGTCAACGCCAAG AGCGCGTTTTCTGGGTTCGTGGCGTCCTTCTGTTATAGTATGTGGATAGTGGTAGGGAAGTTCCTGAGAGGCGGGGGATCACCACCACAATTAACGCTCTCAATGGACGGTTGTGTTGCCCCGGTTAATGTAACGCTGGGGTATCTGACAACTACAATCGTTCCGAAAACTGTTGACCA AATGGAAACGAGTGCCTACGACATTTCGTACTGCTATAACACTCTAATAGGAATTGCCATCACCATGCTGATCAGCAGCTTGGTGACGCTAATAACAG GACCCAACTCCCCGGGAGAAGTGAAGAGTGAGCTACTCAATCCTACCAGTGAGAGGATGTACAGGTGGGCGTGGCGAAGGTGTCAAAGGCGACGCAAAAACACGGTGGCTCTGCCGATCACCAGTtgtcagggagataaagaggaggtcgGCACGATGCTATCTCCAGTAACGTCTAATCTTATCCCTAAACCGCTATACGAAGTGTATGAAGCTTAA
- the LOC126990053 gene encoding sodium-coupled monocarboxylate transporter 2-like isoform X5, which translates to MSSFVSLLNLGLYMGMCLYAPSLALVTVTNLSTFASMAIMGAVVTFYITIGGVRAVVYTDVLQTLLMFVSVLAVVVLVCVDLGGVGEVWATAGRGGRLEFFNQDLSPYVRHTLWSTFCMGFFLVITSVGLCQTSYQRFAAVSTLKTAQGLLWFFLAGLWCLWIMFFFSGLVAYATYSTCDPLTSGKITKADQIIPFLVIDKLSHIPGISGLFVAAVYSAVLSTLSSSGNSAACTIWEDFLKPLPFFSGLSNKTATFVVKMLSSLTGVVAVALGHLIGNLGNIFNIIFSITTAISGPIAGVFLAGILLPWVNAKSAFSGFVASFCYSMWIVVGKFLRGGGSPPQLTLSMDGCVAPVNVTLGYLTTTIVPKTVDQMETSAYDISYCYNTLIGIAITMLISSLVTLITGPNSPGEVKSELLNPTSERMYRWAWRRCQRRRKNTVALPITSCQGDKEEVGTMLSPVTSNLIPKPLYEVYEA; encoded by the exons ATGTCTTCCTTTGTCTCGCTCCTCAATCTCGGTCTCTACATGGGCATGTGTCTGTAcgctccttcccttgcccttgtGACCGTCACAAACCTCTCCACCTTTGCTTCTATGGCCATTATGGGAGCCGTCGTGACTTTCTACATCACCATA GGCGGTGTGAGGGCGGTGGTGTACACAGACGTGTTGCAGACGCTGCTCATGTTTGTAtctgtgctggcggtggtggtgctggtctgCGTTGACCTGGGCGGCGTGGGGGAGGTGTGGGCCACAGCGGGACGAGGCGGCAGACTTGAGTTCTTCAA CCAAGACCTGAGCCCTTACGTTCGCCACACGTTGTGGTCCACCTTTTGCATGGGCTTTTTTCTCGTCATCACCAGCGTTGGTCTCTGCCAGACGTCTTACCAACGATTCGCCGCTGTTAGCACGctgaagacagctcaagg ACTGCTGTGGTTTTTCCTGGCGGGCCTGTGGTGTCTAtggatcatgtttttcttctccgGCCTGGTCGCCTACGCCACCTACAGCACCTGCGACCCTCTGACGTCAGGGAAAATTACCAAGGCTGACCAGATCATCCCCTTCCTGGTAATTGACAAGCTGAGCCACATCCCCGGCATATCCGGCCTCTTCGTGGCGGCGGTATATAGCGCAGTGCTGAG CACACTGTCCTCCTCGGGCAACTCTGCGGCTTGTACAATATGGGAGGACTTCCTCAAGCCTCTTCCCTTTTTCAGTGGACTTAGCAACAAgactgcaacattcgtggtcaaGATGTTAT CGTCCCTCACAGGCGTGGTGGCCGTGGCGCTCGGCCATCTAATCGGCAACTTGGGCAACATTTTCAACATTATTTTCAGTATTACCACAGCCATCTCTGGGCCAATCGCGGGGGTGTTTCTAGCGGGTATCCTACTTCCCTGGGTCAACGCCAAG AGCGCGTTTTCTGGGTTCGTGGCGTCCTTCTGTTATAGTATGTGGATAGTGGTAGGGAAGTTCCTGAGAGGCGGGGGATCACCACCACAATTAACGCTCTCAATGGACGGTTGTGTTGCCCCGGTTAATGTAACGCTGGGGTATCTGACAACTACAATCGTTCCGAAAACTGTTGACCA AATGGAAACGAGTGCCTACGACATTTCGTACTGCTATAACACTCTAATAGGAATTGCCATCACCATGCTGATCAGCAGCTTGGTGACGCTAATAACAG GACCCAACTCCCCGGGAGAAGTGAAGAGTGAGCTACTCAATCCTACCAGTGAGAGGATGTACAGGTGGGCGTGGCGAAGGTGTCAAAGGCGACGCAAAAACACGGTGGCTCTGCCGATCACCAGTtgtcagggagataaagaggaggtcgGCACGATGCTATCTCCAGTAACGTCTAATCTTATCCCTAAACCGCTATACGAAGTGTATGAAGCTTAA